The genome window TTGTGAATAATTCAATTGCAAAAACTATAAGTGCTGTAATTAGAATAATTATTTCAGGTATCAGTACACTAAAATTTGGAACTCCTAAACCTGCCACTATATCGTGTAATACCGACATCCCTTAGCCTCCTATAAACTTAGAAAGAATAGCTTTAGAAGTTGTTTCTATTAATCTTATCCACCATGTTGGATATATACCAATCACAAACATCATTATCACAAGTGGTAAGAAAGAAAGCAATTCCGCTGTATTCATATCTCTGAGTTTTTCCCATTTTTCTATTTTCTTTTCAGATAGTAAACTTTCTTTAAACATAGACTTATGATACAGGTATAGAGTATATCCAGCACCTACTATAAGACTGACACCTGCCAGAACTGCTGTAAGTATACTAACTTTAAATGTTCCAAGAAGAGCTAAAAATTCTCCAACAAATCCAGATAAACCTGGTAAACCTGCAGATGCCATAGCAGAAATCATAAACAATGTTGCAAACACAGGCATAAATCTGGCAAGACCTCCAAGGTCTTTCAATTCATAAGAATGAACCCTTTCATATATGAAACCTGCAGCAAGGAATAACGCTGCTGAAGTAAATCCGTGGGAAATCATTGTAATAATAGCACCATTCATACCTTCTATATTGAGAGCAAATGTTCCAATTGTTACAAATCCCATGTGAGAAACAGAAGAATAAGCAATAATCCTTTTGATATGTGTCTGGGATAAAGCCATAGCTGCTGTATAAATGATAGCTATCACCCCAAGGGCAAACATTGCCGGAACGAAATATTTGGATGCCTCAGGGAACCACGGGAGAGAAAATCTAACAAAACCATAAGTTCCCATTTTAAGCAGAACTGCTGCAAGTATCACTGAACCTGCAGTTGGAGCCTGAACGTGAGCTGCAGGCAACCATGTATGGAATGGCCACATAGGAACTTTAATTGCAAAACCAAGTGCAAGGAGTAAGAAGAAAATCACTTCAAGCTTAAATGGTAAACCAAGATTTACAAGGTCAAAATAGCTTGTAGAAAGTATTCCTTTTTCTATGTATTGATAGATATACAGCCCAACAACACCAATCAGAAGGAAAAGAGAACCAAAGAATGTATAAATAAAGAACTTGGTTGCAGCATAAATTCTTTCAGCATATCCCCAGATACCTATAATAAGGAACATTGGTATGAGCATTGCTTCCCAGAATATATAGAACCATACCATATCCCAGGCAACAAAAACCCCAATACATGCTGCCTCAAGAACAAGAAAAGCAATAAAATACTCTTTTATTCTTTTCTGGATATTTGTACTCCACACAAAAGCAACAACAAAAGATACAGCCGTAAGCCATACCATTGTTAAACTAAGGGCATCAACTCCAACTTCATAATTAACCCCAAGGAAGGGTATCCAGGAGTACTTTTCATAAAACTGTATTGCATAGGTTGAATAATCATAGGCAAACAGCATATAAGTTGATATTAAAAACACAATTAGAGATGCAATTATACTTATAGGCTTTGCAAATTTTTCATTTAAGAAAAACAGAACAGCCGCTGCAATCAGAGGTATCAGTATAGAAATCGTTATTATCGGAAATGACGCATGCACAAATTCTACAGTCATTCTCTCAGCCCCCTACATAAAAAGTAAGAATATTCCAAGGAATATAAGTATTCCAATTGCCAT of Persephonella sp. IF05-L8 contains these proteins:
- a CDS encoding NADH-quinone oxidoreductase subunit M yields the protein MTVEFVHASFPIITISILIPLIAAAVLFFLNEKFAKPISIIASLIVFLISTYMLFAYDYSTYAIQFYEKYSWIPFLGVNYEVGVDALSLTMVWLTAVSFVVAFVWSTNIQKRIKEYFIAFLVLEAACIGVFVAWDMVWFYIFWEAMLIPMFLIIGIWGYAERIYAATKFFIYTFFGSLFLLIGVVGLYIYQYIEKGILSTSYFDLVNLGLPFKLEVIFFLLLALGFAIKVPMWPFHTWLPAAHVQAPTAGSVILAAVLLKMGTYGFVRFSLPWFPEASKYFVPAMFALGVIAIIYTAAMALSQTHIKRIIAYSSVSHMGFVTIGTFALNIEGMNGAIITMISHGFTSAALFLAAGFIYERVHSYELKDLGGLARFMPVFATLFMISAMASAGLPGLSGFVGEFLALLGTFKVSILTAVLAGVSLIVGAGYTLYLYHKSMFKESLLSEKKIEKWEKLRDMNTAELLSFLPLVIMMFVIGIYPTWWIRLIETTSKAILSKFIGG